The proteins below are encoded in one region of Ricinus communis isolate WT05 ecotype wild-type chromosome 6, ASM1957865v1, whole genome shotgun sequence:
- the LOC8288162 gene encoding scopoletin glucosyltransferase: MDSDAKRHPELYFFFFPFMAQGHSIPLIDMAKLFASRGQKVSIITTPVNAPDISKAIERSRVLGHEIDILIIKFPCVEAGLPEGCEHLELVTSPEMGLNFFMATDILAKPLEHLLKQYRPDCLVADTFFPWSNEAASKSGIPRIVFSGTCFFSSCASQCVNKYQPYKNISSDTDLFVIPEFPGEIKLTRNQLPEFVIQQTGFSEFYQKVKEAEAKCYGVIVNSFYELEPDYVDNFKKVLGIKAWNIGPISLCNSNIQDKAKRGREASIDENECLGWLNSKKPNSVIYICFGSVANFLSSQLLEIAMGLEDSGQQFIWVVKKSKNNQEEWLPEGFEKRMEGKGLIIHGWAPQVTILEHEAIGGFVTHCGWNSTLEAIAAGVPMVTWPVAAEQFYNEKLITEILRIGVAVGTKKWSRVVGDSVKKEAIKKAVTQVMVDKEAEEMRCRAKNIGEMARKAVSEGGSSYSDFNAFIEELRRKKV; encoded by the coding sequence ATGGACAGTGATGCTAAAAGACATCCTGAGctttactttttcttcttcccaTTTATGGCTCAAGGCCATAGTATTCCACTCATAGACATGGCCAAACTATTTGCATCAAGAGGCCAAAAGGTAAGTATAATTACTACTCCTGTCAATGCACCTGATATATCCAAAGCAATTGAGAGAAGCAGGGTTTTGGGTCATGAAATTGACATTCTTATCATCAAATTCCCTTGTGTGGAAGCTGGATTGCCTGAAGGATGTGAGCACTTGGAGTTGGTTACTTCACCTGAAATGgggttaaattttttcatgGCCACTGATATACTTGCTAAGCCACTTGAACATCTCTTGAAACAGTACCGTCCTGATTGTCTGGTTGCAGACACTTTCTTTCCATGGTCTAATGAAGCTGCATCTAAATCTGGTATTCCAAGAATTGTATTTAGTGGAACTTGTTTCTTCTCTTCATGTGCTTCACAGTGTGTGAATAAATATCAGCCTTACAAGAACATATCATCCGATACCGATCTTTTTGTCATTCCAGAATTTCCAGGTGAGATCAAGTTGACAAGAAACCAACTTCCAGAATTTGTTATACAACAAACTGGCTTCTCTGAGTTCTATCAGAAAGTAAAAGAAGCAGAAGCTAAATGCTATGGCGTTATTGTCAATAGCTTCTACGAGCTCGAACCCGATTATGTTGATAATTTCAAGAAAGTTTTAGGAATCAAAGCATGGAACATTGGCCCCATTTCATTATGCAATAGTAACATTCAGGATAAAGCAAAGCGAGGGAGAGAAGCATCTATTGATGAAAACGAGTGTTTGGGATGGCTCAATTCAAAGAAACCAAACTCTGTTATTTATATTTGCTTTGGAAGTGTTGCGAATTTCCTTTCTTCACAACTTCTTGAGATTGCAATGGGTCTTGAAGATTCTGGGCAGCAGTTTATTTGGGTGGTAAAGAAAAGCAAGAACAATCAAGAAGAATGGTTACCTGAGGGGTTTGAGAAAAGAATGGAAGGGAAGGGACTAATAATACACGGATGGGCACCTCAAGTAACGATTCTTGAACATGAAGCAATTGGAGGATTCGTAACTCATTGCGGATGGAATTCAACGCTTGAAGCAATAGCGGCAGGAGTGCCAATGGTTACATGGCCAGTAGCTGCTGAGCAGTTTTACAACGAAAAGTTGATAACTGAGATATTAAGAATTGGAGTTGCTGTGGGTACTAAAAAATGGTCTAGAGTAGTTGGTGATAGTGTGAAGAAAGAAGCCATAAAGAAGGCAGTGACACAAGTTATGGTGGATAAGGAAGCAGAGGAAATGAGATGTAGGGCAAAAAACATTGGAGAAATGGCAAGAAAAGCAGTTTCGGAAGGTGGATCTTCTTACTCTGATTTTAATGCCTTCATTGAAGAATTGAGGAGAAAAAAGGTCTAG
- the LOC8288164 gene encoding scopoletin glucosyltransferase encodes MGSEANVPHIFFFPFMAHGHMIPTVDMAKLFASRGLKTTIVTTPLNESFISKPIQRTKNLGLEINIKILKFPTVEAGLPEGCENLDFITSQNMDMEIVNKFLKAIALLQEPLEKLLSACRPDCLVADMFFPWATEASSKFRIPRLVFHGTSFFSLCATISVVLHEPHKKVASDSEPFIVPNLPGDIKLSGQQLPGFMREDGSYVAKFMEASIKSELTSFGVLANSFYELEPTYADHYKNVLGRRAWHIGPVSLCNRDMEDKARRGKEASIDEHECLKWLNSKKPNSVVYLCFGTIANFTASQLKEIAMALESSGQEFIWVVRKNKNPEEDNQDWLPEGFEERIEGKGLIIRGWAPQVMILDHEALGGFVTHCGWNSTLEGIAAGVPMVTWPVGAEQFYNEKLVTEVLKIGVSVGVQHWTVYGDSIKRECIEKAIIRIMEGAEAEEMRSKTKKLGKMAREAVEDGGSSFCDFNALIHELTFNYH; translated from the coding sequence ATGGGTAGTGAAGCTAATGTGCCGCACATATTTTTCTTCCCTTTCATGGCTCATGGCCACATGATACCAACAGTGGACATGGCGAAGCTATTTGCTTCAAGAGGCTTGAAGACAACAATTGTCACTACGCCTCTCAATGAATCTTTCATCTCCAAGCCAATCCAAAGAACTAAGAACTTGGGTCTTGAAATCAATATCAAGATTCTCAAGTTCCCCACTGTTGAAGCAGGATTGCCAGAAGGATGTGAAAATCTAGACTTCATCACTTCACAAAATATGGATATGGAGATCGTAAATAAATTTCTCAAGGCGATAGCTTTGCTTCAAGAACCTCTTGAGAAGCTTCTGAGTGCCTGTCGTCCTGATTGCCTTGTTGCTGATATGTTCTTTCCTTGGGCTACTGAagcttcttccaaatttcGAATTCCAAGGCTTGTGTTTCATGGAactagtttcttttctttatgcGCTACAATATCCGTTGTATTACATGAACCACACAAGAAAGTTGCATCAGATTCAGAACCTTTTATTGTGCCTAATCTTCCAGGAGATATAAAGCTGTCAGGACAGCAGTTGCCAGGTTTTATGAGAGAAGATGGAAGTTACGTTGCCAAGTTTATGGAAGCATCAATAAAATCAGAGTTGACAAGCTTTGGTGTGCTTGCCAACAGTTTCTATGAGCTCGAACCAACTTATGCTGATCATTACAAAAATGTTTTGGGAAGAAGAGCATGGCATATAGGTCCAGTTTCACTCTGCAACAGAGACATGGAAGATAAAGCTCGAAGAGGAAAAGAAGCCTCCATTGACGAACATGAGTGTTTAAAATGGCTAAATTCCAAGAAACCCAATTCAGTTGTCTACTTATGCTTCGGAACTATAGCCAATTTCACTGCATCTCAGCTAAAGGAAATTGCAATGGCCCTCGAGTCTTCCGGGCAGGAATTTATATGGGTTGTCAGGAAAAACAAGAATCCTGAAGAAGATAACCAAGACTGGTTACCTGAAGGGTTTGAGGAAAGAATTGAAGGTAAAGGACTAATCATAAGAGGTTGGGCACCACAAGTAATGATTCTTGATCATGAAGCATTAGGAGGATTTGTTACACATTGCGGATGGAATTCAACGCTTGAAGGAATAGCTGCTGGAGTGCCAATGGTGACTTGGCCAGTAGGAGCTGAGCAATTCTACAATGAGAAGTTAGTGACAGAAGTACTTAAAATTGGTGTCAGTGTTGGAGTTCAACATTGGACAGTCTATGGAGATAGCATTAAGAGAGAATGTATAGAGAAGGCGATAATTCGGATAATGGAAGGTGCAGAAGCTGAAGAAATGAGAAGCAAAACAAAGAAACTTGGTAAGATGGCAAGAGAGGCTGTTGAAGATGGTGGATCTTCCTTTTGTGATTTCAATGCTTTGATTCATGAACTTACATTCAATTACCACTGA
- the LOC8288161 gene encoding uncharacterized protein LOC8288161 produces the protein MPSMGQDQLHIFFFPFMAHGHIIPTIDMAKLFASRGVKSTVITTPLNAKTISKTIQRTKNSGFDIDIRILEFPAEAGLPEGCENMDVIISHQDGKDLVMKFFRAIARLQQPLENLLGECKPDCLVADMFFPWTTDAAAKFGIPRLVFHGINFFSLCTGECIKLYEPHKKVSSDSEPFVIPYLPGEIKYTRKQLPDFLRQQEENDFLKMVKAVKESELKSYGVIVNSFYELESVYADFYRKELGRRAWHIGPLSLCNSGIEDKTQRGREATIDEHECTKWLDSKKPNSIIYICFGSLANFTASQLMELAVGLEASGQQFIWVVRRNKKSQEEDDEEWLPKGFEERMEGKGMIIRGWAPQVLILDHEAIGGFVTHCGWNSTLEGITAGKPMVTWPISAEQFYNEKLVTEILKIGTGVGVKEWVKFHGDHVTSEAVEKAINRIMTGEEAEEMRSRAKKLAEMAGHAVEEGGSSYSDLNALVEELRPRRGYQMDSDAKRHPELYFFFFPFMAQGHSIPLIDMAKLFASRGQKVSIITTPVNAPDISKAIERSRVLGHEIDILIIKFPCVEAGLPEGCEHLELVTSPEMGLNFFMATDILAKPLEHLLKQYRPDCLVADTFFPWSNEAASKSGIPRIVFSGTCFFSSCASQCVNKYQPYKNISSDTDLFVIPEFPGEIKLTRNQLPEFVIQQTGFSEFYQKVKEAEAKCYGVIVNSFYELEPDYVDNFKKVLGIKAWNIGPISLCNSNIQDKAKRGREASIDENECLGWLNSKKPNSVIYICFGSVANFLSSQLLEIAMGLEDSGQQFIWVVKKSKNNQEEWLPEGFEKRMEGKGLIIHGWAPQVTILEHEAIGGFVTHCGWNSTLEAIAAGVPMVTWPVAAEQFYNEKLITEILRIGVAVGTKKWSRVVGDSVKKEAIKKAVTQVMVDKEAEEMRCRAKNIGEMARKAVSEGGSSYSDFNAFIEELRRKKFLQDQMESGKRSELYFFFFPFMAQGHSIPLIDMAKLFASRGQKVSIITTPVNAPDISKSIQRSRVLGHKIDIVIIKFPCVEAGLPEGCEHLELVTSPEMVSVFFQATTILAQPLEHLLKKYCPDCLVSDTFFPWSNKVASKFGIPRIVFSGTCFFSSCASQCMYLYQPCKNVSSDTDVFVIPNLPREIKLTRNQLPEFVKEETSFSDYYRKVKEAEAKSYGVLVNSFYELEPTYADHYRNVLGIKAWHIGPISLCNSNNQDMLNRGKEASIDENECLEWLNSKKPNSVVYICFGSLANFVSSQLLEIAMGLEDSGQQFIWVVKKSKSNEEDWLPDGFEERMKEKGLIIRGWAPQVMILEHKAVGGFVTHCGWNSTLEAVSAGVPMVTWPVSAEQFYNEKLITEVLRIGVAVGAQKWLKLEGDGVKKEAINKAVTQVMVGGKEAEEMRCRAEKLGEMAKKAVAEGGSSHSDFNTLIEGLRSKN, from the exons ATGCCTAGTATGGGTCAGGATCAgcttcatatttttttctttcctttcatgGCTCATGGTCATATCATACCGACTATAGATATGGCCAAGCTTTTTGCTTCTCGTGGTGTAAAATCAACAGTTATCACCACTCCTCTGAATGCAAAAACCATCTCCAAAACAATCCAAAGAACCAAGAATTCAGGTTTCGATATCGATATTCGGATTCTGGAATTCCCTGCAGAGGCTGGACTGCCAGAAGGATGTGAAAACATGGATGTCATCATTTCTCACCAGGATGGTAAAGATTTGGTCATGAAGTTTTTCCGTGCTATTGCTAGGCTTCAACAACCTCTGGAGAATCTACTTGGAGAATGCAAACCTGATTGTCTTGTTGCTGATATGTTCTTTCCTTGGACTACTGATGCTGCTGCTAAATTTGGAATTCCAAGGCTTGTTTTCCATGgcattaatttcttttctttatgtaCTGGAGAGTGTATTAAGCTTTATGAGCCACACAAGAAGGTTTCATCAGATTCAGAACCTTTTGTCATTCCTTATCTTCCTGGAGAAATAAAGTATACAAGAAAGCAACTTCCAGATTTTCTGAGACagcaagaagaaaatgatttccTTAAGATGGTGAAAGCTGTTAAAGAGTCAGAATTAAAGAGCTATGGTGTTATTGTTAACAGTTTCTACGAACTCGAGTCAGTTTATGCTGATTTTTACAGGAAAGAATTGGGCAGAAGAGCATGGCACATAGGTCCGCTTTCGTTATGTAACAGCGGAATTGAAGATAAAACACAAAGAGGAAGAGAGGCAACAATTGATGAACATGAGTGCACGAAATGGCTTGATTCCAAGAAACCCAATTCTATTATCTACATATGTTTTGGTAGTTTAGCCAACTTCACTGCCTCTCAGCTTATGGAGCTTGCAGTAGGACTTGAAGCTTCAGGCCAGCAATTCATTTGGGTGGTGAGGAGAAACAAGAAAAGTCAAGAAGAAGACGATGAAGAATGGCTGCCTAAAGGGTTTGAAGAAAGAATGGAAGGTAAAGGGATGATCATAAGAGGCTGGGCACCACAGGTTTTGATTCTTGATCACGAGGCAATTGGAGGATTCGTTACTCATTGTGGATGGAACTCAACACTTGAAGGTATAACAGCAGGTAAACCAATGGTAACATGGCCTATTTCTGCTGAGCAATTCTACAATGAGAAGCTGGTGACTGAGATCTTGAAGATTGGGACTGGTGTTGGTGTAAAAGAATGGGTTAAATTTCATGGTGATCATGTTACGAGTGAGGCTGTAGAGAAGGCGATAAATCGAATAATGACAGGGGAAGAAGCAGAGGAAATGAGGAGTAGAGCAAAGAAGCTAGCAGAAATGGCAGGACATGCCGTTGAAGAAGGCGGATCGTCTTACTCTGATCTCAATGCTTTGGTTGAAGAATTGAGACCCCGTCGCGGA TATCAAATGGACAGTGATGCTAAAAGACATCCTGAGctttactttttcttcttcccaTTTATGGCTCAAGGCCATAGTATTCCACTCATAGACATGGCCAAACTATTTGCATCAAGAGGCCAAAAGGTAAGTATAATTACTACTCCTGTCAATGCACCTGATATATCCAAAGCAATTGAGAGAAGCAGGGTTTTGGGTCATGAAATTGACATTCTTATCATCAAATTCCCTTGTGTGGAAGCTGGATTGCCTGAAGGATGTGAGCACTTGGAGTTGGTTACTTCACCTGAAATGgggttaaattttttcatgGCCACTGATATACTTGCTAAGCCACTTGAACATCTCTTGAAACAGTACCGTCCTGATTGTCTGGTTGCAGACACTTTCTTTCCATGGTCTAATGAAGCTGCATCTAAATCTGGTATTCCAAGAATTGTATTTAGTGGAACTTGTTTCTTCTCTTCATGTGCTTCACAGTGTGTGAATAAATATCAGCCTTACAAGAACATATCATCCGATACCGATCTTTTTGTCATTCCAGAATTTCCAGGTGAGATCAAGTTGACAAGAAACCAACTTCCAGAATTTGTTATACAACAAACTGGCTTCTCTGAGTTCTATCAGAAAGTAAAAGAAGCAGAAGCTAAATGCTATGGCGTTATTGTCAATAGCTTCTACGAGCTCGAACCCGATTATGTTGATAATTTCAAGAAAGTTTTAGGAATCAAAGCATGGAACATTGGCCCCATTTCATTATGCAATAGTAACATTCAGGATAAAGCAAAGCGAGGGAGAGAAGCATCTATTGATGAAAACGAGTGTTTGGGATGGCTCAATTCAAAGAAACCAAACTCTGTTATTTATATTTGCTTTGGAAGTGTTGCGAATTTCCTTTCTTCACAACTTCTTGAGATTGCAATGGGTCTTGAAGATTCTGGGCAGCAGTTTATTTGGGTGGTAAAGAAAAGCAAGAACAATCAAGAAGAATGGTTACCTGAGGGGTTTGAGAAAAGAATGGAAGGGAAGGGACTAATAATACACGGATGGGCACCTCAAGTAACGATTCTTGAACATGAAGCAATTGGAGGATTCGTAACTCATTGCGGATGGAATTCAACGCTTGAAGCAATAGCGGCAGGAGTGCCAATGGTTACATGGCCAGTAGCTGCTGAGCAGTTTTACAACGAAAAGTTGATAACTGAGATATTAAGAATTGGAGTTGCTGTGGGTACTAAAAAATGGTCTAGAGTAGTTGGTGATAGTGTGAAGAAAGAAGCCATAAAGAAGGCAGTGACACAAGTTATGGTGGATAAGGAAGCAGAGGAAATGAGATGTAGGGCAAAAAACATTGGAGAAATGGCAAGAAAAGCAGTTTCGGAAGGTGGATCTTCTTACTCTGATTTTAATGCCTTCATTGAAGAATTGAGGAGAAAAAAG TTCTTGCAAGATCAAATGGAAAGTGGAAAAAGATCCGAgctttacttttttttctttccatttatGGCTCAAGGCCATAGTATTCCACTCATAGACATGGCCAAGCTATTTGCATCAAGAGGCCAAAAGGTAAGTATAATCACAACTCCTGTCAATGCCCCTGATATTTCCAAATCAATTCAACGCAGCAGGGTTTTGGGACACAAAATTGATATCGTAATCATCAAATTCCCTTGCGTGGAGGCTGGATTGCCTGAAGGATGTGAGCACTTGGAGTTGGTTACTTCACCTGAAATGGTGAGTGTTTTCTTCCAGGCCACTACTATACTTGCTCAGCCACTTGAACATCTCTTGAAAAAGTATTGTCCTGATTGTCTAGTCTCAGACACTTTCTTTCCATGGTCAAATAAAGTTGCATCTAAATTCGGAATTCCAAGAATTGTTTTCAGTGGAACATGTTTCTTCTCTTCGTGTGCTTCACAGTGTATGTATTTATACCAGCCTTGCAAGAATGTATCATCCGATACCGATGTTTTTGTCATTCCAAATCTTCCAAGAGAGATCAAGTTGACAAGAAACCAACTACCAGAGtttgttaaagaagaaacTAGCTTCTCTGACTACTATAGAAAAGTGAAAGAAGCAGAAGCTAAAAGCTATGGTGTTCTTGTCAATAGCTTCTATGAGCTCGAACCCACTTACGCCGATCATTACAGGAATGTATTGGGAATAAAAGCATGGCACATTGGTCCAATTTCGCTATGCAATAGTAACAATCAAGATATGTTAAACAGAGGAAAAGAAGCTTCCATTGATGAAAATGAGTGCTTAGAGTGGCTAAATTCAAAGAAACCAAACTCAGTTGTCTATATATGCTTTGGAAGTCTTGCGAATTTCGTTTCGTCACAGCTTCTTGAGATTGCAATGGGTCTTGAAGATTCAGGGCAGCAATTTATTTGGGTTGTAAAGAAAAGCAAGAGCAATGAAGAAGATTGGTTACCTGATGGATTTGAAGAAAGAATGAAAGAGAAAGGACTAATAATAAGAGGATGGGCACCTCAAGTGATGATTCTTGAACATAAAGCAGTTGGAGG